From Desulfomonilaceae bacterium, the proteins below share one genomic window:
- a CDS encoding PAS domain S-box protein — protein MQDQNKTTQQLIDELDKMRLRVAELETVQKSLNEKGSRYRQIVDNISEAVFVIQDGWIKFANDKTSEITGYSREDASSFAAITTFVHPDDREMVAQYHASRLRGAETHYRYAFRVVRKDGNVRWTEMNSSSIIWKGRPASLCLMADITERKQAEVETSRLAYIVESSDDAIIGKTLNGDIVSWNRGAERLYGYKANEVVGQPISILVPPEQFDDLPNILTRIRRGEDVRHFETKRRTKDGRIVEVSLSISAIKDTEGCILGACSIARDITEAKLLEEERLGMQRKLLRSERLESLQVMAGGIAHVFNNQLAVVQSNLELCLTDQTLDSETRYSINMALKSAKRLAELTHQILIYTGNAFNVYVDVDINKLVKRNVALLKLRMPKTTTLHLKIHKNLPFIRGDVDQIELVIMHLVNNASEAIGDTAGDVTIRTGVMDCDEEYLNVSRIEEKPAPGRFVFLEVTDTGSGMDIETQHKLFDPFFTTKFAGRGLGMAAVIGIVKVHHGAIMVDSEVGKGATIRVLFSAAVSA, from the coding sequence GTGCAAGACCAAAACAAGACCACGCAACAGCTTATTGATGAATTGGATAAGATGCGTCTGAGGGTAGCGGAATTAGAGACTGTTCAAAAGTCGCTGAATGAAAAGGGATCACGATATCGTCAGATAGTTGATAATATAAGCGAAGCTGTTTTTGTAATTCAAGACGGTTGGATCAAGTTCGCGAATGATAAGACTTCAGAAATCACCGGATATTCGAGGGAAGACGCCTCATCCTTCGCCGCCATAACCACCTTTGTTCATCCGGATGATCGAGAAATGGTCGCTCAATATCATGCAAGTCGACTACGGGGGGCTGAAACCCACTACCGGTATGCTTTCAGAGTTGTCCGCAAAGATGGAAACGTACGGTGGACAGAGATGAATTCATCCTCAATAATTTGGAAGGGGAGACCGGCGTCACTCTGTCTCATGGCTGACATCACCGAGCGCAAACAGGCGGAAGTCGAGACCTCGCGGTTAGCCTATATCGTCGAGTCCTCAGATGACGCCATCATTGGTAAAACCTTGAACGGCGATATCGTTAGCTGGAATAGAGGCGCAGAAAGGCTGTATGGCTACAAGGCAAACGAGGTTGTTGGACAACCCATTTCCATCTTGGTCCCGCCTGAACAATTCGACGATCTTCCTAATATTCTGACAAGGATAAGGCGAGGAGAGGACGTCCGTCACTTTGAAACCAAGCGTCGAACGAAAGATGGCAGGATCGTAGAAGTGTCCTTATCCATCTCCGCAATCAAGGACACAGAGGGCTGCATTCTTGGCGCATGTTCCATTGCCCGCGACATTACCGAGGCCAAGCTATTGGAGGAGGAGCGGTTGGGTATGCAGCGCAAGCTTCTCCGCAGTGAGAGGCTCGAGAGTCTCCAGGTAATGGCCGGAGGTATCGCACATGTTTTCAACAACCAGTTAGCGGTGGTCCAGAGCAACCTCGAGTTGTGTCTTACAGATCAGACTCTCGATTCTGAGACCCGATACAGCATCAATATGGCTTTAAAATCGGCCAAACGATTGGCGGAACTCACTCACCAGATACTGATCTACACGGGCAATGCCTTCAACGTCTATGTAGATGTGGACATAAACAAGTTGGTGAAGAGAAATGTCGCCCTTCTCAAATTGCGCATGCCAAAAACTACGACACTCCATTTGAAAATCCATAAGAATCTTCCATTTATTCGCGGGGACGTGGATCAAATAGAGTTGGTAATCATGCATCTGGTCAACAACGCCTCCGAGGCTATTGGTGATACTGCGGGAGACGTGACAATCAGAACCGGTGTCATGGATTGCGATGAAGAGTATCTTAACGTTAGCCGAATTGAAGAGAAACCTGCGCCGGGTCGGTTCGTGTTTCTGGAAGTTACAGACACTGGCTCTGGGATGGATATCGAAACTCAACACAAGCTTTTTGATCCGTTCTTTACAACCAAGTTCGCTGGTCGAGGCCTTGGGATGGCCGCAGTGATCGGGATAGTAAAGGTTCATCATGGAGCTATAATGGTAGATAGCGAAGTTGGGAAGGGCGCTACAATACGTGTTTTGTTTTCAGCGGCGGTTTCAGCCTAG
- a CDS encoding helix-turn-helix domain-containing protein, with protein sequence MAFSLLDQLDGQPENLPRRERKNLQQRAEILQTALRLFSEKGYHDVSMHDIAKEAEFGMGTLYKYFNNKEELYKTLINGVAKKWRHAVLLALEEERNPLLALKRHIAVRRELFSPHRVF encoded by the coding sequence ATGGCCTTTTCCCTACTTGATCAACTCGATGGACAGCCGGAAAACCTCCCCCGCCGGGAACGAAAAAATTTGCAACAACGTGCCGAGATCCTCCAAACAGCGCTAAGACTGTTTTCAGAAAAGGGGTATCACGATGTCTCCATGCATGACATCGCAAAAGAGGCGGAGTTCGGGATGGGGACATTGTATAAATATTTTAATAATAAGGAAGAGTTGTACAAAACTCTCATTAATGGAGTGGCGAAAAAGTGGCGCCATGCGGTTCTACTGGCCCTCGAAGAGGAAAGGAACCCTCTTTTAGCCCTTAAAAGACACATTGCCGTCCGTAGGGAACTGTTTTCCCCTCATAGGGTTTTTTGA
- a CDS encoding V4R domain-containing protein: MFKEERAEYQFQWKDLGNIEEGRPNLGPSTLVSVYRLMQYTLRDVLITRYGVETANELFVEAGKLAGAEFSKNMLDLSVDFEGFVAQLQERLRTLNIGILRIEKADISKMDFVLTVSEDLDCSGLPIVGETVCDYDEGFIAGILTAYTGKDFEVKEIDCWATGDRTCRFTARLKQ; the protein is encoded by the coding sequence ATGTTTAAGGAAGAACGCGCCGAATATCAATTTCAATGGAAAGATCTCGGAAATATCGAAGAAGGTCGTCCGAACCTTGGTCCTTCCACTCTAGTGTCTGTTTACAGGTTGATGCAATATACTTTGAGGGATGTTCTGATTACCAGGTATGGAGTTGAGACCGCTAATGAACTTTTCGTGGAGGCCGGCAAACTTGCCGGCGCGGAGTTTTCCAAGAATATGCTCGATTTAAGCGTGGACTTTGAGGGGTTCGTGGCGCAACTTCAGGAGAGACTGAGAACGCTCAACATCGGTATCTTGCGAATTGAAAAAGCCGACATATCCAAAATGGATTTTGTGTTAACCGTCTCGGAGGATCTGGATTGTTCAGGTTTACCAATTGTGGGAGAGACTGTCTGTGATTACGATGAGGGATTCATTGCGGGAATCTTGACCGCTTACACCGGAAAGGATTTTGAAGTAAAAGAGATCGACTGTTGGGCTACCGGTGACAGAACCTGTAGGTTTACAGCAAGACTGAAGCAATAG
- a CDS encoding tetratricopeptide repeat protein has protein sequence MFSARNHNSLFYALFLLATLFGIVSCADQPGESVCTIPPNPPNELSFEPVDQGLMVSWPPVPGASKYTLFWGQEKSEYRRFVETKSSAIIIKGIQTADLIYFAVTAASAHIESRFSHETPYVYDTDPKNAPLHIQKAIQFGKHGDFEEALLHLSAAIKLDPQNSDYYRERAKLRVQLGFMNEANKDLAIAEATLQEKAEIP, from the coding sequence TTGTTTTCCGCTCGTAACCATAATTCACTCTTTTACGCTTTGTTTCTTCTAGCCACCTTGTTTGGAATCGTTTCGTGCGCCGATCAACCCGGCGAGTCAGTCTGCACAATCCCACCTAACCCACCTAATGAATTAAGTTTTGAACCGGTGGATCAGGGTTTGATGGTTTCCTGGCCACCGGTCCCTGGAGCGTCGAAATATACTCTGTTCTGGGGCCAAGAAAAATCCGAGTATAGAAGATTCGTGGAAACCAAGTCCTCTGCTATCATTATCAAAGGTATTCAGACTGCCGACTTGATTTATTTTGCTGTAACAGCGGCTTCGGCTCATATTGAAAGCCGTTTTTCGCATGAAACACCATATGTTTATGACACTGATCCCAAAAACGCTCCCCTTCATATCCAAAAGGCCATACAATTTGGAAAGCATGGAGATTTCGAAGAAGCTCTCCTCCATCTTAGCGCTGCGATAAAACTTGACCCCCAGAACTCTGATTATTATCGTGAAAGGGCCAAACTTAGGGTACAGCTCGGTTTCATGAATGAGGCCAATAAAGATTTGGCTATTGCGGAAGCAACTCTACAAGAAAAAGCGGAGATCCCTTAA